Proteins encoded by one window of Panicum virgatum strain AP13 chromosome 7N, P.virgatum_v5, whole genome shotgun sequence:
- the LOC120682423 gene encoding uncharacterized protein LOC120682423, producing MQRQMSISAMPKLLPEEAGGSDDADVEAKPEKAPVPRSSGKERSVHFIPLIIVLCFILLFLCSHGPSPSDMSSFGEKAGSQNAKSL from the exons ATGCAGAGGCAGATGAGCATCTCGGCGATGCCCAAGCTCCTGCCGGAGGAAGCCGGCGGCAGTGACGACGCCGACGTGGAGGCCAAGCCCGAGAAGGCGCCGGTGCCGCGGTCGTCGGGGAAGGAACGCTCCGTGCACTTCATACCGCTCATCATCGTGCTCTGCTtcatcctcctcttcctctgctcccACGGCCCCTCTCCCTCTG ATATGTCGAGTTTTGGAGAAAAGGCTGGAAGCCAGAATGCCAAGTCGCTCTGA
- the LOC120682422 gene encoding binding partner of ACD11 1-like: protein MAAGMFTTVKVSNVSLKAEQRDIKEFFSFSGDIVHVEMQSGDELSQVAYITFKDKQGAETAMLLTGATIVDMAVIVTPATDYELPAEVIAALEPKDTKPSALQKAEDIVGTMLAKGFILGRDALDRAKALDEKHQLTSTATARVSSFDKRIGLSEKISVGTSAVNDKVKEMDQKYQVSEKTKSALAAAEQSVSTAGSAIMKNRYVLTGAAWVTGAFSKVTSAANDVGAKAKEKIAAEQEHTNVEGGSAAQPDISEGPVTHRDMDGEFAKMHVSETPEDIPVSTSATVPAITVEEPSKASPPDDAPKKPEPAQGLIL from the exons ATGGCG GCAGGCATGTTTACTACCGTCAAGGTGAGCAATGTGTCCCTGAAAGCAGAACAGCGTGATATAAAGgaattcttttccttttctggtGACATTGTTCATGTTGAAATGCAGAG TGGTGATGAGCTGTCTCAAGTTGCTTACATTACTTTTAAAGACAAACAAGGAGCTGAGACGGCAATGCTTCTCACG GGGGCTACAATAGTTGATATGGCTGTCATTGTTACACCCGCTACTGATTATGAGCTACCTGCAGAAGTTATAGCTGCTCTAGAG CCCAAGGACACAAAACCTTCTGCCCTTCAAAAGGCCGAGGACATTGTTGGGACCATGCTGGCGAAGGGATTTATCCTTGGTAGGGATGCACTGGACAGAGCAAAGGCTCTGGATGAGAAGCATCAGCTCACATCAACTGCGACTGCTAGAGtatcttccttcgacaagagaATCGGTCTAAGTGAGAAGATCAGTGTCGGGACTTCAGCTGTCAATGATAAAGTTAAGGAAATGGACCAGAAGTACCAAGTCTCTGAGAAGACAAAATCAGCACTGGCAGCTGCGGAACAGAGTGTCTCGACTGCTGGATCTGCCATTATGAAGAACAGATATGTCCTCACTGGTGCAGCATGGGTAACTGGCGCCTTCAGCAAAGTCACGAGTGCAGCCAACGATGTTGGTGCAAAGGCTAAGGAGAAAATAGCGGCTGAGCAGGAGCACACGAATGTTGAGGGTGGGTCTGCAGCGCAACCTGACATCTCGGAAGGCCCAGTAACACATAGGGACATGGATGGCGAATTTGCAAAGATGCATGTCTCTGAAACCCCTGAAGATATCCCCGTCTCCACATCAGCGACTGTCCCTGCTATTACTGTTGAGGAGCCCAGCAAGGCATCCCCGCCCGATGATGCTCCTAAAAAGCCAGAACCTGCTCAGGGATTGATTCTATGA